One Paenibacillus crassostreae DNA segment encodes these proteins:
- a CDS encoding NAD(P)-binding domain-containing protein: MKVGLIGLGKMGLNLGKNLIDHKHDVVAFDLNTQATEEMKAYVHTTRLQACRNLFNRWKTPRILWIMVPHKVVDSVIF, encoded by the coding sequence ATGAAAGTCGGGTTAATTGGTTTAGGCAAAATGGGATTAAACTTGGGGAAAAATCTAATCGATCATAAACATGATGTTGTTGCGTTTGATTTAAATACCCAAGCAACGGAAGAAATGAAAGCATATGTGCACACAACGCGTTTGCAAGCTTGCAGGAACTTGTTCAATCGATGGAAAACTCCGCGAATTCTCTGGATTATGGTTCCGCATAAGGTTGTTGATTCTGTTATTTTCTGA
- a CDS encoding NAD(P)-binding domain-containing protein, protein MILLFSELSPLLSQGDIVIEKRGIHIIRNRFAVILKEIGISFMDVGTSGGMEGARHGACYMIGGDVETWDLVEPIFKDTSVENGYLYAGRAGSGHYLKMVHNGIEYGMMASIGEGFEVLEKSDFDFDYEKVARVWNNGSVIRSWLIELMEQAFSKDSKLDDIRGIMNSSGEGRWTVEEAFDLQTATPIIAMSLLMRYRSLK, encoded by the coding sequence TTGATTCTGTTATTTTCTGAACTTTCACCACTTTTATCTCAAGGGGATATTGTTATAGAGAAGCGGGGAATTCACATTATAAGGAATCGATTCGCCGTTATATTGAAAGAAATAGGTATTAGCTTTATGGATGTAGGCACATCGGGTGGTATGGAAGGTGCTCGCCATGGAGCTTGTTATATGATCGGTGGAGATGTTGAGACATGGGATTTAGTTGAGCCAATATTTAAGGATACTTCTGTTGAGAATGGTTACTTGTATGCGGGTAGAGCGGGTAGTGGACATTATTTGAAAATGGTTCACAACGGGATCGAATATGGTATGATGGCTTCCATAGGTGAGGGTTTCGAAGTTCTTGAAAAAAGTGATTTCGATTTCGACTATGAGAAAGTGGCCCGCGTATGGAATAACGGCTCTGTCATTCGCTCTTGGTTAATTGAATTGATGGAACAAGCTTTTTCAAAAGATTCGAAGTTGGATGATATACGAGGTATTATGAATTCTTCAGGTGAAGGAAGATGGACGGTTGAAGAGGCTTTTGATCTGCAAACCGCTACACCGATCATCGCGATGTCCCTGTTAATGCGCTATCGTTCGTTAAAGTGA